One genomic region from Argentina anserina chromosome 2, drPotAnse1.1, whole genome shotgun sequence encodes:
- the LOC126781952 gene encoding 3-ketoacyl-CoA synthase 4 isoform X1 yields MSSVDNGGAQNGIQIHQERSRLPDFLNSVNMKYVKLGYHYLIDNLLKLCLVPLMAFIVIEASRMEPDDIHQLWLQLQYNLVSVITISAVLVFGSTVYIMSRPRSVYLVDYSCYKPPEHLKVKNKKFMDHSRLIGAFTESSLEFQRKILERAGIGEETYFPEAMHSIPPRPTMAAAREEAEQVIFGALDNLFANTNVKPKDIGVVVVNCSLFNPTPSLSAMIVNKYKLRSNIRSFNLAGMGCSAGVIAVDLAKDMLQVHRNTYAVVVSTENITQNWYFGNKKSMLIPNCLFRVGGSAILLSNKSMDRRRAKYKLVHVVRTHKGADDKAFRCVYQEQDDTGKTGVSLSKELMAIAGGALKTNITTLGPLVLPLSEQLLFFATLVAKKFFNAKVKPYIPDFKLAFDHFCIHAGGRAVIDELEKNLQLLPVHVESSRMTLHRFGNTSSSSIWYELAYTEGKGRMQKGNRVWQIAFGSGFKCNSAVWEALQNVKPSPSGPWEDCIDSYPVQIAF; encoded by the coding sequence ATGAGTTCTGTCGACAATGGCGGAGCTCAGAATGGTATTCAGATCCACCAGGAGCGTAGCAGACTCCCGGATTTCTTGAACAGTGTCAACATGAAGTATGTGAAGCTTGGCTACCATTACTTGATAGACAATCTTCTGAAGCTCTGCTTGGTTCCTCTAATGGCTTTCATTGTTATTGAAGCCTCTCGAATGGAACCAGATGACATCCACCAGCTTTGGCTTCAACTCCAGTACAATCTGGTCAGTGTCATCACTATCTCTGCTGTTCTCGTTTTCGGATCCACCGTCTACATTATGTCCCGACCCAGATCCGTTTACCTCGTGGACTACTCCTGTTACAAGCCCCCGGAGCATTTGAAAGTCAAGAACAAGAAGTTTATGGACCATTCGAGGTTGATTGGGGCCTTTACTGAGTCCTCATTGGAGTTTCAGCGCAAGATTCTTGAGAGGGCTGGCATTGGAGAGGAGACTTACTTCCCTGAAGCAATGCATTCCATTCCTCCCAGGCCGACAATGGCGGCCGCGCGTGAGGAGGCAGAGCAGGTGATTTTTGGTGCATTGGATAATTTGTTTGCTAATACAAATGTTAAGCCTAAGGACATTGGGGTTGTTGTTGTGAATTGTAGTTTGTTTAACCCGACTCCTTCGTTGTCTGCTATGATTGTTAATAAGTATAAGTTGAGGAGTAACATTAGGAGTTTTAATTTGGCGGGAATGGGGTGTAGTGCTGGAGTTATAGCTGTTGATCTTGCCAAGGACATGTTGCAAGTTCATAGGAATACTTATGCGGTTGTTGTGAGCACTGAGAATATCACTCAGAATTGGTACTTTGGAAACAAGAAGTCTATGCTGATACCGAATTGTTTGTTTCGTGTTGGGGGGTCGGCGATTTTGCTGTCGAATAAGTCAATGGATAGGCGTCGGGCTAAGTATAAACTAGTTCATGTGGTGAGGACTCATAAGGGAGCTGATGATAAGGCGTTTAGGTGTGTTTATCAAGAGCAGGATGATACTGGCAAGACTGGGGTTTCTTTGTCTAAGGAACTAATGGCAATTGCTGGTGGAGCTCTTAAGACTAACATCACAACATTGGGTCCCCTTGTTCTGCCTCTAAGTGAGCAGCTTCTATTCTTTGCTACTCTGGTGGCAAAGAAATTTTTCAATGCCAAAGTCAAGCCTTATATCCCAGATTTCAAGCTTGCTTTTGATCATTTCTGCATACATGCTGGTGGTAGGGCTGTGATTGATGAACTTGAGAAGAATTTGCAGCTTCTGCCAGTTCATGTTGAGTCATCTCGGATGACACTCCACAGGTTTGGTAACACCTCGTCCAGCTCGATTTGGTATGAGTTGGCTTACACCGAGGGAAAAGGCAGGATGCAAAAGGGGAACCGTGTCTGGCAGATTGCATTTGGAAGCGGCTTCAAGTGTAATAGTGCTGTCTGGGAGGCTCTCCAGAATGTAAAACCATCTCCCAGTGGTCCTTGGGAAGATTGCATTGACAGCTACCCAGTGCAGATTGCATTCTAG
- the LOC126781952 gene encoding 3-ketoacyl-CoA synthase 4 isoform X2: MEPDDIHQLWLQLQYNLVSVITISAVLVFGSTVYIMSRPRSVYLVDYSCYKPPEHLKVKNKKFMDHSRLIGAFTESSLEFQRKILERAGIGEETYFPEAMHSIPPRPTMAAAREEAEQVIFGALDNLFANTNVKPKDIGVVVVNCSLFNPTPSLSAMIVNKYKLRSNIRSFNLAGMGCSAGVIAVDLAKDMLQVHRNTYAVVVSTENITQNWYFGNKKSMLIPNCLFRVGGSAILLSNKSMDRRRAKYKLVHVVRTHKGADDKAFRCVYQEQDDTGKTGVSLSKELMAIAGGALKTNITTLGPLVLPLSEQLLFFATLVAKKFFNAKVKPYIPDFKLAFDHFCIHAGGRAVIDELEKNLQLLPVHVESSRMTLHRFGNTSSSSIWYELAYTEGKGRMQKGNRVWQIAFGSGFKCNSAVWEALQNVKPSPSGPWEDCIDSYPVQIAF, encoded by the coding sequence ATGGAACCAGATGACATCCACCAGCTTTGGCTTCAACTCCAGTACAATCTGGTCAGTGTCATCACTATCTCTGCTGTTCTCGTTTTCGGATCCACCGTCTACATTATGTCCCGACCCAGATCCGTTTACCTCGTGGACTACTCCTGTTACAAGCCCCCGGAGCATTTGAAAGTCAAGAACAAGAAGTTTATGGACCATTCGAGGTTGATTGGGGCCTTTACTGAGTCCTCATTGGAGTTTCAGCGCAAGATTCTTGAGAGGGCTGGCATTGGAGAGGAGACTTACTTCCCTGAAGCAATGCATTCCATTCCTCCCAGGCCGACAATGGCGGCCGCGCGTGAGGAGGCAGAGCAGGTGATTTTTGGTGCATTGGATAATTTGTTTGCTAATACAAATGTTAAGCCTAAGGACATTGGGGTTGTTGTTGTGAATTGTAGTTTGTTTAACCCGACTCCTTCGTTGTCTGCTATGATTGTTAATAAGTATAAGTTGAGGAGTAACATTAGGAGTTTTAATTTGGCGGGAATGGGGTGTAGTGCTGGAGTTATAGCTGTTGATCTTGCCAAGGACATGTTGCAAGTTCATAGGAATACTTATGCGGTTGTTGTGAGCACTGAGAATATCACTCAGAATTGGTACTTTGGAAACAAGAAGTCTATGCTGATACCGAATTGTTTGTTTCGTGTTGGGGGGTCGGCGATTTTGCTGTCGAATAAGTCAATGGATAGGCGTCGGGCTAAGTATAAACTAGTTCATGTGGTGAGGACTCATAAGGGAGCTGATGATAAGGCGTTTAGGTGTGTTTATCAAGAGCAGGATGATACTGGCAAGACTGGGGTTTCTTTGTCTAAGGAACTAATGGCAATTGCTGGTGGAGCTCTTAAGACTAACATCACAACATTGGGTCCCCTTGTTCTGCCTCTAAGTGAGCAGCTTCTATTCTTTGCTACTCTGGTGGCAAAGAAATTTTTCAATGCCAAAGTCAAGCCTTATATCCCAGATTTCAAGCTTGCTTTTGATCATTTCTGCATACATGCTGGTGGTAGGGCTGTGATTGATGAACTTGAGAAGAATTTGCAGCTTCTGCCAGTTCATGTTGAGTCATCTCGGATGACACTCCACAGGTTTGGTAACACCTCGTCCAGCTCGATTTGGTATGAGTTGGCTTACACCGAGGGAAAAGGCAGGATGCAAAAGGGGAACCGTGTCTGGCAGATTGCATTTGGAAGCGGCTTCAAGTGTAATAGTGCTGTCTGGGAGGCTCTCCAGAATGTAAAACCATCTCCCAGTGGTCCTTGGGAAGATTGCATTGACAGCTACCCAGTGCAGATTGCATTCTAG